One genomic segment of Drosophila melanogaster chromosome 3R includes these proteins:
- the Nf1 gene encoding neurofibromin 1, isoform C, giving the protein MTQKPGEWASALLARFEDQLPNRIGAYGTQARMSQDQLVACLIHISRYRFSLVISGLTKMLQRVNEAALQNRHEPERCYFESLVIILTTLERCLTNQTKDTARFEEAMNVKLLLREISQFVDVQSDSNPNAAQLKALASKVLFALSQNHFSAVFNRISARIQELTSCSEENPDYNDIELIQHIDMDMIKLTKLLQETITKFRSKRAPPLILLYSLEKAIWNWIEYHPQEFQDLQRGTNRDISTCWEPLMDFVEYFKTENKKSKTLVWPLQMLLLILNPSCLEAVVNELQQSEKEKEKDKEKVASKSAQSTSRDKDFSAKQFIESIKRGLGQHSPSKQVTESAAIACVKLCKASTYINNTDSNNVVFKLVQFFINDLKALLFNPAKPFSRGQGYNFADIELMIDCWVSCFRINPHNIEALKVCLNLSSPQAYHFVIVCSLLRLAHIYVDFRLQNKNPFRIVNQPRLSWWPQTDVVHYRSAELRALFTDTLNKATQGYIAHTPLRYITSLTLKSKDTQKGLTRAEEGPAHKMLLLLLVRLIHADPTLLLNTQGKVAHEVQSSTLELINGLVSLVHQTTMPDVAQEAMEALLALHAPEKIEVWNPEAPINTFWDVSSQVLFSISQKLIQHQIANYTDVLKWLREILICRNTFLQRHKDYAHVGSQIAICKQAHIKMEVVFFMYLWSVDLDAVLTSLSCFGLLCEEAEICCSSDELTVGFIMPNYHIYQELAQLSTSATDSRICFFDNTHGNVLSRLTLQKRIMTLLRKIEHCVHGVQPAWEETFRNWEVSSKVLQTYPKCKGEDGQAEVFHRGMGKRRASHQSSEHDLEEQINEWANMTWFLLALGGVCLHKRSSSRQMLLQQSQNNASLGSLAQNSLYSSSTSSGHGSLHPSTVSLSTLPPAPPQDVSYCPVTQFVGQLLRLLVCSNEKIGLNIQKNVKELVGEEMSTQLYPILFDQVRAIVEKFFDQQGQVNVNVTDINTQFIEHTIYIMKSILDPKANKDPNNDQPSPSEHLGVTSIEGMMLGIVRYVRHLDMTVYAIRIKTKLCQLVEVMMKRRDDLAFRQEMKFRNKLVEYLTDWVMGTSHQIAPPSSADAAILTNTSLIFRDLDQACMEAVAALLRGLPLQPEESDRGDLMDAKSALFLKYFTLFMNLLNDCIDSSEAEKEMNNTPLLPPRPRMAAGKLTALRNATILAMSNLLGANIDSGLMHSIDLGYNPDLQTRAAFMEVLTQILQQGTEFDTLAETVLADRFEQLVQLVTMISDKGELPIAMALANVVTTSQMDELARVLVTLFDAKHLLSPLLWNMFYREVEVSDCMQTLFRGNSLGSKIMAFCFKIYGASYLQMLLEPLIRPLLDEEEETCFEVDPARLDPTEDIEQHRNNLIALTQKVFDAIINSSDRFPPQLRSMCHCLYQVLSKRFPNLLQNNIGAVGTVIFLRFINPAIVSPQELGIVDKQVHSSAKRGLMLMSKILQNIANHVEFSKEQHMLCFNDFLRDHFEAGRRFFIQIASDCETVDQTSHSMSFISDANVLALHRLLWTHQEKIGDYLSSSRDHKAVGRRPFDKMATLLAYLGPPEHKPVDSHMMFSSYARWSSIDMSSTNFEEIMVKHQMHEKEEFKTLKSMNIFYQAGTSKSGYPVFYYIARRYKIGETNGDLLIYHVILTLKPFCHSPFEVVIDFTHTCSDNRFRTEFLQKWFYVLPTVAYENVHAVYIYNCNSWVREYTKFHDRILAPLKGNRKLLFLESPNKLTDFIDAEQQKLPGATLSLDEDLKVFSNALKLSHKDTKVAIKVGPTALQITSAEKTKVLAHSVLLNDVYYASEIEEVCLVDDNQFTLSITNESGQLSFIHNDCDNIVQAIIHIRNRWELSQPDSVTVHQKIRPKDVPGTLLNMALLNLGSCDPNLRTAAYNLLCALTATFDLKIEGQLLETQGLCIPSNNTIFIKSVSEKLATNEPHLTLEFLEESIQGFQRSTIELKHLCLEYMTPWLKNLVKFCKSNDDSKKLKVSQILDKLINLTIDQKEMYPSVQAKIWGSIGQIPELIDMVLDNFLHKSITYGLGSPQVEIMADTAVALASANVQLVSKKVITRICRVMDKSCTNPTQYLEQHMMWDDIAILGRYLLMLSFNNCLDVATSVPYLFHTITFLVCSGSLSMRASTHGLVINIIHSLCTCTNPSFSEEAQRVLRLSLDEFSLPKFYLLFGISKVKSAAVTAFRSSCRHPTDKWLGNERVTQPLPADRERLSLPSLEVITDALLEIMEACMRDVPDCEWLNTWTSLARSFAFCYNPALQPRALIVYGCISKSVTDHEVKQLLRILVKALESFNDLILIEALVMCLTRIQPLLRPESPIHRALFWVAISVLQLDEITLYGAGLALLEQNLHTLKSQGCFDKKETIAEVMMKTREKLEWHFKQLDHAVGLSFRSNFHFALVGHLIKGFRHPTPTTVSRTSRVLTMLLGIIAKPLHRDKFEVTPDSVAYLTALVAVSEEVRSRCHVKHALPRWPADLSSSVENGEASGGVQAIGLPLSRRQKSWDILDQSALQFARQHKVPTLQERGSRSSVSNESNVLLDPEVLPDLSIQALVLTVLATLVKYSSDEGETRVLYQYLAEGSVVFPKVFPVIHSLLDQKINNILSVSHDQVVLNSVQNIIQNMLASEDPSQQQLHFLQSCGFGGLWRFAGPFTKYNMMGESSELFVNCLEAMVETCLPGDESAPVPPSPRPYNLSSSLSSLTLGSPTDKECPEAMTTECERRK; this is encoded by the exons CAGGATTCAAGAGCTGACATCCTGTTCCGAGGAAAACCCGGACTACAACGACATAGAATTAATTCAACACATCGATATGGATATGATAAAGCTAACCAAGCTGCTACAAG AAACCATCACAAAGTTTCGATCGAAGCGTGCTCCACCTTTGATCTTGCTTTACTCGCTGGAGAAGGCTATTTGGAACTGGATCGAGTACCATCCACAAGAGTTCCAGGACTTGCAACGAGGAACCAATCGAGATATATCAAC CTGCTGGGAACCCCTGATGGACTTTGTAGAGTACtttaaaaccgaaaacaagaaaagcaaGACTCTTGTTTGGCCGCTTCAAATGCTCTTGCTGATATTGAATCCCTCTTGCCTTGAGGCTGTTGTTAACGAACTTCAGCAGTCGGAGAAAGAGAAGGAAAAGGACAAGGAAAAGGTTGCCTCGAAGTCAGCGCAATCCACGTCCCGGGACAAGGACTTCTCGGCCAAGCAGTTCATCGAGAGTATCAAGAGAGGCTTGGGCCAGCACTCACCATCCAAACAGGTGACCGAATCTGCGGCAATTGCCTGTGTAAAGCTGTGCAAAGCATCCACCTACATCAACAACACCGACTCCAATAATGTGGTCTTCAAGTTGGTGCAATTCTTTATCAACGATCTCAAGGCACTGCTCTTTAATCCAGCAAAGCCCTTTTCGCGCGGTCAGGGGTACAACTTCGCTGATATCGAGCTGATGATTGACTGCTGGGTGTCTTGTTTCCGGATTAATCCTCACAACATCGAGGCTCTAAAGGTTTGCCTGAATTTGTCCTCGCCGCAGGCTTACCATTTTGTAATTGTGTGCTCTCTGCTAAG GTTGGCTCACATATACGTTGACTTCCGTTTGCAGAACAAGAACCCCTTTCGAATAGTAAACCAACCGAGATTGTCTTGGTGGCCGCAAACGGATGTGGTTCACTACCGTTCTGCTGAGCTACGAGCTTTGTTTACGGATACGCTCAACAAGGCCACCCAGGGTTATATAGCCCATACGCCACTGCGCTACATAACCTCCCTGACGCTCAAATCTAAAGATACCCAGAAAGGTTTAACCCGCGCTGAAGAGGGTCCCGCCCACAAAATGCTATTACTGCTACTCGTACGGCTAATTCATGCAGATCCCACGCTTTTGTTGAAT ACCCAAGGAAAAGTGGCACATGAAGTGCAGAGCTCCACATTGGAGCTCATCAACGGCTTAGTTAGTTTGGTGCATCAAACTACCATGCCCGATGTGGCACAAGAGGCTATGGAGGCGCTGCTTGCTCTGCACGCCCCGGAGAAAATAGAGGTTTGGAATCCAGAGGCTCCGATCAATACGTTCTGGGACGTTAGCTCCCAAGTACTGTTTTCAATCTCGCAAAAGCTCATTCAACACCAAATTGCCAATTACACTGATGTCTTAAAGTGGCTACGCGAGATCCTCATCTGTCGGAATACTTTTCTTCAGCGACACAAGGATTATGCACATGTGGGAAGTCAGATTGCCATTTGCAAGCAGGCTCACATTAAGATGGAAGTTGTTTTCTTCATGTACCTGTGGAGTGTTGATTTAGATGCGGTGCTGACATCGCTATCGTGTTTTGGACTACTATGCGAGGAGGCTGAGATTTGCTGCAGTTCTGATGAATTGACAGTCGGATTTATTATGCCGAATTACCACATTTACCAGGAGCTGGCTCAGTTGTCCACAT CTGCAACGGACTCTCGCATTTGCTTTTTTGACAACACGCACGGCAATGTGCTGAGCCGTCTTACACTTCAAAAGCGCATAATGACCCTATTGCGCAAGATCGAGCACTGTGTTCATGGTGTTCAGCCCGCCTGGGAGGAAACCTTCCGCAACTGGGAAGTATCCAGCAAGGTTTTGCAAACGTACCCCAAATGTAAAGGAGAAGATGGCCAAGCGGAGGTTTTCCATCGTGGCATGGGCAAGCGGCGAGCGAGTCACCAAAGCTCAGAGCACGATTTGGAGGAACAAATTAATGAATGGGCCAATATGACATGGTTTCTATTAGCCTTGGGTGGCGTCTGCCTTCATAAACGTAGCAGCAGTCGTcaaatgctgctgcagcaatCACAGAACAATGCTTCTTTGGGATCACTTGCTCAAAACTCTCTTTACTCAAGCTCCACAAGTTCTGGACATGGCTCTCTGCATCCTAGCACGGTTTCACTATCCACTCTTCCCCCAGCACCGCCACAAGATGTCAGCTATTGTCCTGTAACACA ATTCGTGGGCCAACTATTGCGCCTGTTAGTTTGCAGCAACGAAAAAATTGGACTTAATATTCAGAAAAATGTGAAGGAACTGGTGGGCGAGGAGATGTCCACCCAACTGTATCCTATACTCTTCGACCAGGTTAGAGCCATCGTGGAGAAGTTCTTCGATCAGCAAGGTCAGGTGAACGTCAATGTGACCGACATCAACACGCAGTTTATCGAGCACACCATCTACATAATGAAATCAATTCTGGATCCCAAAGCCAACAAGGATCCCAACAACGATCAACCCTCGCCATCGGAACATTTAGGTGTTACAAGCATCGAAGGCATGATGCTAGGAATAGTGCGCTACGTTCGCCACCTGGATATGACTGTTTATGCCATTCGAATCAAGACAAAATTGTGCCAGCTTGTGGAAGTAATGATGAAGCGACGCGACGACCTCGCCTTTCGCCAGGAGATGAAGTTCCGGAATAAACTGGTTGAATACTTGACCGACTGGGTGATGGGCACCTCCCATCAGATTGCACCGCCCAGCTCGGCGGATGCCGCTATTCTTACCAACACATCCCTCATATTTCGCGATCTAGACCAAGCCTGCATGGAGGCAGTGGCTGCCTTGCTTCGGGGCCTTCCCCTTCAGCCTGAGGAATCGGATCGAGGCGATTTGATGGATGCAAAGAGTGCGCTCTTTTTAAAGTACTTTACCCTATTTATGAACCTGCTGAATGATTGCATCGATAGCTCCGAGGCGGAGAAGGAAATGAATAATACCCCACTATTGCCTCCGCGCCCTCGAATGGCAGCTGGAAAACTGACCGCTCTGCGAAATGCCACTATTCTAGCCATGTCTAATTTGTTGGGTGCCAACATTGACTCTGGTTTGATGCACTCCATCGATCTGGGTTATAATCCTGATTTGCAAACGCGTGCCGCTTTCATGGAGGTGTTGACTCAAATCCTGCAACAAGGCACCGAATTCGATACCTTGGCCGAAACTGTTTTAGCTGATCGATTTGAGCAACTGGTCCAACTTGTTACAATGATCAGCGACAAAGGAGAACTTCCCATAGCAATGGCTTTGGCTAATGTGGTGACTACATCCCAAATGGACGAGCTGGCTAGGGTTCTGGTCACCCTATTCGACGCCAAACACCTGTTATCGCCACTCCTATGGAATATGTTTTATCGCGAGGTGGAGGTCTCAGACTGCATGCAGACACTTTTCCGTGGAAATTCTTTGGGCAGCAAAATCATGGCCTTTTGCTTTAAAATATACGGCGCGAGCTATCTCCAAATGCTACTAGAGCCTTTAATTCGTCCGCTTctggatgaggaggaggagaccTGTTTTGAGGTGGATCCAGCTCGTCTGGATCCAACAGAAGATATTGAACAGCACAGGAACAACTTGATTGCCCTAACGCAGAAGGTGTTTGACGCTATTATCAACTCGTCGGATCGCTTTCCCCCGCAGCTGCGATCCATGTGCCATTGCCTGTACCAAGTGCTAAGCAAACGCTTCCCGAATCTTCTTCAAAACAATATCGGTGCTGTAGGCACAGTCATCTTCTTGCGGTTCATCAATCCCGCCATAG TTTCCCCACAGGAATTGGGAATCGTTGACAAACAAGTGCACAGCTCGGCCAAACGAGGTCTAATGCTAATGTCCAAGATCCTTCAAAACATTGCTAACCACGTGGAGTTCTCCAAGGAGCAGCACATGTTGTGTTTCAACGATTTTCTGCGCGATCACTTTGAAGCTGGGCGGCGATTCTTCATACAGATTGCATCAGACTGTGAGACCGTGGATCAGACCTCGCACAGCATGAGTTTTATTTCAGATGCGAACGTACTGGCACTGCATCGGTTGCTGTGGACGCATCAGGAGAAGATCGGCGACTATCTGTCTAGCAGTCGAGACCACAAGGCGGTTGGAAGGCGGCCCTTCGACAAGATGGCTACTTTGCTAGCATACCTGGGACCACCGGAGCACAAGCCCGTGGATTCGCACATGATGTTCAGCTCGTATGCACGCTGGAGCTCCATTGACATGTCGTCGACAAACTTCGAGGAGATCATGGTCAAGCACCAAATGCACGAGAAGGAGGAATTCAAGACCCTCAAGTCGATGAACATATTCTACCAGGCCGGAACAAGCAAATCTGGCTATCCTGTCTTTTACTATATAGCAAGACGATACAA GATTGGAGAAACGAATGGAGACTTACTTATATATCACGTCATACTCACTCTGAAACCATTCTGCCACTCGCCCTTCGAGGTGGTCATCGATTTTACGCACACCTGTTCAGATAATCGGTTCCGCACCGAGTTTCTGCAGAAGTGGTTTTATGTCCTGCCCACGGTAGCCTACGAAAATGTCCATGCTGTGTACATCTATAACTGTAACTCGTGGGTGCGCGAATATACCAAGTTCCACGATCGCATTCTGGCACCATTAAAGGGAAATCGCAAACTTCTGTTCCTGGAGTCACCCAACAAACTTACTGATTTCATCGACGCGGAGCAACAGAAATTGCCTGGAGCAACTCTTTCCTTGGACGAAGATTTAAAGGTATTCAGCAACGCGCTGAAGCTCAGCCATAAAGACACAAAGGTGGCTATCAAAGTGGGTCCCACCGCATTGCAAATTACATCTGCCGAAAAGACAAAGGTCTTGGCTCACTCCGTGCTCCTGAACGATGTATACTACGCCTCTGAAATTGAGGAGGTGTGCTTGGTGGACGATAACCAGTTCACCCTGTCTATAACTAACGAAAGTGGCCAGCTTAGCTTTATTCACAACGATTGCGACAACATTGTTCAAGCCATCATACACATCCGAAATCGATGGGAGCTTAGTCAGCCGGACTCCGTGACGGTTCACCAAAAGATCCGACCAAAAGATGTGCCTGGAACGCTGCTGAACATGGCGCTACTCAATCTGGGATCATGTGACCCCAATCTAAGGACTGCTGCCTACAATTTGCTGTGTGCTTTGACCGCTACTTTTGATCTAAAGATTGAGGGTCAACTGTTGGAGACCCAAGGACTTTGCATACCCTCAAATAATACCATATTTATCAAATCCGTTAGCGAAAAGCTGGCCACCAATGAACCGCATCTGACTCTGGAATTCCTTGAGGAGTCCATTCAGGGCTTCCAGCGCAGCACCATAGAGCTGAAACATTTGTGTTTGGAGTACATGACGCCATGGTTAAAGAACCTAGTCAAATTTTGCAAGTCCAACGATGACTCCAAAAAGCTTAAGGTCTCCCAAATTCTGGACAAGCTCATCAATTTAACTATTGACCAAAAGGAAATGTATCCCTCAGTGCAGGCCAAGATCTGGGGATCAATTGGACAGATCCCCGAGCTGATCGACATGGTTTTGGATAACTTTTTGCACAAATCGATCACATATGGCTTGGGATCACCACAGGTGGAGATTATGGCTGACACGGCAGTGGCTCTCGCTTCAGCGAATGTTCAGCTGGTGTCCAAAAAGGTCATAACGCGAATATGCCGAGTCATGGACAAATCCTGCACAAATCCCACACAATATCTGGAGCAGCATATGATGTGGGACGATATTGCAATTCTTGGTCGATACCTGCTCATGTTGTCGTTCAACAATTGTTTGGATGTGGCCACATCGGTGCCATATCTATTCCACACCATTACGTTTTTGGTATGTTCAGGATCCCTGTCGATGCGAGCCTCTACTCATGGCCTAGTGATCAACATCATCCACTCGCTGTGCACATGCACAAATCCCTCATTTTCAGAGGAGGCGCAGCGAGTACTCCGACTGTCCCTGGATGAATTCTCACTGCCCAAGTTCTATCTACTCTTCGGCATCAGCAAGGTCAAGTCCGCAGCAGTTACCGCTTTCCGCTCCAGCTGCCGTCACCCTACAGATAAATGGCTAGGAAATGAAAGGGTTACCCAGCCTCTGCCCGCCGATCGAGAGCGTTTATCCCTACCATCGCTTGAGGTTATCACGGATGCCCTGCTGGAAATCATGGAGGCTTGCATGCGAGATGTTCCGGACTGCGAATGGCTCAACACCTGGACCTCTTTGGCTCGCAGTTTTGCTTTCTGTTACAATCCAGCGCTACAGCCTAGAGCCCTTATAGTTTACGGGTGCATCAGCAAGAGTGTTACCGATCACGAGGTCAAGCAGTTACTACGCATCCTGGTTAAGGCCCTCGAATCTTTCAACGATCTCATTCTGATCGAGGCTCTAGTAATGTGCTTAACTCGCATTCAACCACTACTCCGACCAGAGTCGCCCATTCATCGGGCCCTCTTCTGGGTGGCCATTTCGGTGCTGCAGTTGGACGAGATTACCCTGTACGGCGCTGGACTAGCTCTGCTTGAACAAAATCTACACACGCTTAAGTCACAGGGCTGTTTTGACAAGAAGGAGACCATAGCCGAGGTCATGATGAAGACAAGGGAAAAGCTGGAGTGGCATTTCAAGCAACTGGATCACGCCGTCGGCCTCTCCTTCCGCAGCAATTTCCACTTTGCCCTAGTGGGACACTTGATTAAG GGCTTCCGCCATCCTACACCTACAACCGTCTCACGCACCTCTCGTGTGCTGACGATGCTCTTGGGCATAATAGCCAAACCCCTGCATCGGGACAAGTTCGAAGTAACACCTGACAGTGTGGCCTATTTGACTGCGCTGGTGGCTGTCTCCGAGGAAGTCCGTTCCAGATGTCACGTAAAACATGCCCTTCCCCGCTGGCCAGCCGATCTGAGTAGTAGTGTGGAAAATGGTGAAGCATCCGGCGGAGTGCAAGCT ATCGGCCTGCCCCTGTCACGCCGTCAAAAAAGTTGGGACATCCTGGATCAGTCCGCCTTGCAGTTTGCCCGCCAACACAAGGTTCCCACTCTTCAG GAACGCGGTTCGCGTTCGTCGGTGTCCAACGAGTCCAACGTACTGCTCGATCCCGAGGTCTTACCTGACCTGTCCATTCAAGCCCTGGTACTGACTGTTTTGGCCACCTTGGTCAAGTACTCTTCGGATGAAGGCGAAACGCGGGTTTTGTATCAGTATTTGGCCGAAGGATCGGTGGTCTTTCCAAAGGTGTTTCCAGTTAT CCATTCACTGCTGGACCAAAAGATAAACAACATTTTGTCAGTGTCACACGACCAAGTGGTGCTCAACTCTGTGCAGAACATTATACAAAATATGCTGGCCAGCGAAGATCCttcccagcagcagctgcactTCCTGCAGAGTTGTGGATTTGGCGGACTCTGGCGATTTGCTGGTCCCTTCACCAAG TACAATATGATGGGTGAGTCCTCGGAGCTGTTTGTCAACTGTTTGGAGGCCATGGTTGAGACCTGTTTGCCAGGCGACGAATCCGCGCCGGTGCCACCATCTCCGCGTCCATACAACCTGAGCTCCAGTCTGAGTAGCCTGACCCTGGGATCACCCACGGATAAAG aaTGTCCAGAAGCGATGACCACTGAATGCGAAAGAAGGAAATGA